DNA from Streptomyces sp. Edi4:
GAACACTTCTCCTGGTCTATGAGGCAGCCGGTGGGGTCGCCCGCGGTGCCGGTCGCCGAGGTCACGAAGCCGACGGTGACGGACTTGCCCGGGGCGAGTCCGTCCCGGTCCCAGCTCGCCGGCCGCACCGTGACGTGCTGCCCCTTGACGCTCTGGTCACCGTTCCAGAGGGAGGAAAGCGATGTGCCGGCCGGCAGGTCGAACTCCAGGGTCCAGGTGGGCAGGGTCTTGCCGGTGTCGTTGGTGATGACGTACTGCCCGGTGTAACCGCCGGTCCAGCCGCTGGTCCTGGTGTACGCCGCGCCGACCGAGGCGGCCTGTGCGGTGCCGGTGAGCGCGAAGGCGGTGCCGCCGACGACGGTGGCGGCGACGATCCCGCCGACGACCTTGGTCCTGCCGCTCGTGGTGCGCCGGTGCGTACTGGTGGCCATGCCGTGCCTGCCTCTGCGTCGCGGGGGTATCTGGGGGTGCGGGCAGCACGCTAACTCCGGGGAACCGGACAAATGCCCAGTTCAGGGCGGTGGTTGGGGATCTTAGGGCGGCCTTAAGGATCCAATGGGCCCGGGTTAAGCCACGCGGCCGAAGGGGCCGATCCCTGCCGGGTCGACGGCCCAGCGGTTCGCGGTCTCCCGTCGCCGCTTCCCGGTGTCCCGTCGCGGCTTCCCGGTATCCCGTTGCGACGGGACAGGCCTGCGGATCACCATGGCCGCCATGGACCGACCGAGACAGATCATCGAGTGTGAAGACTTCGTCCTGCGGCGCTGGCGGGGACAGGACGACTTCGCTCCGGCGCACCAGTTGATCGAGGAGTCGCTGGAGCACCTGCGCCCCTGGGAGCCGTGGGTCGCCGGGCACAGTGCGCGAGGCACCCGGGACTTCCTCGCGTCGTCCGAGTCGAAGTGGGCGAGCGGTGACGTGTACAACTACGCCATCGTCAAGGACGGAACTCCCCTCGGCATGTGCCAGGCCTACCGCGCGGGCGCACCTCACGGGCGGCGCATGGGGTACTGGCTGCACCCCGCCGCCACCGGCCGGGGCATCGCCACCAGGGCGACGGCGGCCGTGGTCGAGGAGATGTTCTCCCTGCCGGACGTGGAGTACCTGGAAATCGCGCACGATCTGTCCAACGCCGCCAGCGCCGCGATACCACGCCGGCTGGGCTTCACCGAGGTCCTGCGGGAACAGGGAACGCCGCCCGTGGCCCCGTCGGGCAGCGGGATCGACGTGATCTGGCGCCTGAACCGTCCCACGCCGCCCACCAAGGGCGCTCCCCGCCCCTGAAATGGGCGGCGGCCAGGAGCGGGCCGGGTGCTCACGCGGGGTGGCGCACGGGGCTGGGCCTGCCGCCCGCACCCGCCCCGCCCGCGCCTCTGCGACAGGACTCGCGTTCCCGGGGCCGCAGGTGGCCCGTGCGGGCGGGGCCCCGTGACGCCCTACGCGGGTCCGTGACGCTGTACCCGGGTTCCCCTGCGGCGCAGGCGGTGGTTTCGGCGGGGGCGGGCGCCGGGCCGGGCCCGGGTCAGCCAGAGGCGGACTTCCGTGCCGCCCAGGACGGACCGGCCGATCCGCACGTCGCCGCCCGTCGATTCGGCCACCCGGCGGACGATGTCGAGCCCGAGTCCGGTCGACCCGGGCCGGCCCCCGCTGTTGCCCCGCGCGAGCGCCGCCCGGGGATCGGCGATGCCCGCCCCCGCGTCGGAGACCAGCACGATCACCGCGTCCTCGCCGTTGTGGACGTCCACCGAGAACGCCGTCCCCTCCGGGGTGTGCCGGAACACGTTGCCGAGCAGCGCGTCGAGGACCGCGACGAGGTCGGCCCGGGCGACCGGGACGCGGACGGGCCGCTCCACCCCCGCGAGCCGCACCTCGCGGCCCTCGTCCTCCGCCAGCGCCGACCAGAACGCCATCCGCTCCCGGATCACCTCGCAGGCGTCGCACCCCGCCCCCGGCCCGTCCGGCTGCGTCCTCGGCCTGGCGTCGCGCGCCGTGCGGATGATGGTGTCGACCTCACGCTCCAGCTGCTCGACCGCCGCCCGGGTCTGCTCGGCCGCCGGCCCCTCGCCCAAGGAGGCCGCGTTCAGCCGGAGCACGGTCAGCGGCGTACGCAGCCGGTGCGAGAGGTCGGCCGCCAACTCCCGCTCGTTGGCCAGGAGTTGGACGACCTGGTCGGCCATGGAGTTGAAGGCGACGGCGGCGGAGCGCAGTTCGGTGGGGCCCTCCTCCGGGACCCGCGCCCCGAGCCTGCCCTCCCCGAGGTCCTGCGCCGCGCCCGCGAGCCGCTGGGCCGGGCGGACCATGCGTACCCCGAGCCGGTCGGCGACGGCCACGGACCCGATGATCAGGGCGACGCCCACGCCCGCGAGCACCAGCCAGGCCGTCGTGACGCCGTGGGTGACCTCGGCCTGCGGCACGAAGACCTCGACGATGGCGATCTGGCCGGAGCTGAGGGCGGTCGGCTGGAGCAGCGTGGAGCCGCCCGGGACATCGGTGACCGAGGCCTTGATGACCTCGCGGGTGGCTTCGAGGTCCTTGTCCGGCGCCCGCCGCGTGCCGATGTCGAGGGGCGCGCTGGCGGGCACGGCCGGGTCGGCCGGCACATGCACGGCCATCCGGTCCTCGGCGCCGGACTGCGTGGAGGCGACGGCCCGCTCCAGCGCGTCGCGGTCGGTGGTGATGGACAGGGTGGGCCCGATCGCCGCGGCCTGCCGTTCGGCGTTGGAGAACGCCCGGTCGCGGGCCATCTCCTTGATGACCATGCCGAGCGGCACCGCGAAGGCGACGACGACCATCACCGTGACGGCGAGACAGACCTTGACCAGGGCCCATCTCATCGCGGCGGCTCCAGTTTCACGCCGACCCCGCGCAGGGTGTGCAGATAGCGGGGCCGCGCGGCCGTCTCGCCCAACTTGCGCCGCAGCCACGACAGATGGACGTCGATGGTCTGGTCGTCGCCGTAGGACTGCTGCCACACCTCGGCAAGGAGTTCCTTGCGCGCCACGACCACGCCGGGCCGCCCGGCGAGGAAGGCCAGCAGGTCGAACTCCCGCCGGGTCAGGTCGAGTTGGACGCCGTCGAGTTCGGCCTGGCGGCGCAGCGGATCGACCCGGAGTCCGCCGACCCGGAGCACCCGCGAGGGCGGCTCGGCCCCGGCCGAGCCGCGCGCCCTGCGCAGCACGGCGGCCATCCGCGCGGACAGGTGCTCCACGGAGAACGGCTTGGTGAGGTAGTCGTCGGCGCCGTCGTTGAGCAGCCGTACGATCTCCGACTCGTCGTCCCGCGCGGTCGCGATGATCACCGGTACGTCGGTGATGCCGCGCAGCATCTTCAGCGCCTCGGCCCCGTCCAGATCGGGCAGGCCGAGGTCCAGGATGACCACGTCGTACCGGACATGGGCCACTTCGCGCAGTGCCTCGAGCGCCGTGCCGACGCTCCGTACCGTGTGGGAGGCCTCGGTGAGGTGGCGGATGAGGGCGGATCGGACAAACTGGTCGTCCTCGACCACGAGCACACTTGCCATGGGCCGCACCGTACGCCATACGGAGGGACCGGGTCCCCCGTGGGAGGGGAGTCGGCGGCGGTGGGACACGGGTGTGGGCCGTGGTGCAGTATGGCCCGGATGCTCAGAGGACTCGTACACGTATCGGCGTGGGCGCTCGCCACGGGGGCGGCGGTGACGCTCTCGTGGTGGGGTGTGCACTCGGTGATGGCAGGCACCGCGTACGACCCGCCGCGAGCCCTGCCGATCGGCGGCGGGGCGCGCCTGTCGCCGAGCGCGACCCCGGGCGCCTCCACCGGCCCGGGCGCCTCCACCGGCCCGGACCCCTCCACCGGCCCGGGCCCTACGCGGAGCCCGTCCGCGCCGGCGGCGTCCGCGTCCGGTGCCGCCAAGGACCCGGAGGCCGGGCAGCCGCCGGGCGGACACTCGCCCTCGGCGACCGCCAAGTCGCCCACCCCGCCCGGCAGTTCGGACGATCCCACCCACTCGGGCGCGGTGCGGGGCTACAACGTCTCGGGCGGCCGGGTCGTCTTCGACCTCGGCGCCGGCTCGGCCCAACTGGTCTCCGCCACACCCGCGTCCGGGTGGCGGATGGAACGCTGGATCCAGACGGAGTGGATACGGGTCACCTTCACGCGCGGCAGCGACTCCGTCTCGGTGTTCTGCACCTGGAACGGCCATCCGCCCGCCGTGGAGATCAACGACGCCTGACGGCCGGGCGCTTCACCGGAAGGCCGACGCGGGCGGCGCGGGCGAGGGCTTGGCACTCGCGTCGCGCACCACCGCCGCGCCACCCGTGAAGTCGGCGAGCTCACGCCCGTGCTGGACGCGCCCGGGGTGCGGGTCGCCCGCGATGCGCCGGGTCAGCTCCGCCACGGGCAGGGGCACGGCCGAGCCGACGAGCACCGCGTTGCCGAACCGCTTGCCGCGCAGCACGGTCGGGTCGGCGGCGAGCGCGAGTTCGGGGAAGACGGTGGCGGCGGTGGCGATCTGGCCTCGCAGATGCGCCAGCGGCGGCCCGTCGGCGAGGTTCGCGGCGTACGTACCGCCCGGTTTGAGCACCCGGCGTACCTCGTCGAGGAATTCGGCGCTGGTCAGATGGGCGGGGGTGCGGGCCCCGCTGAACACGTCCGCGATGACCAGATCGGCCAGGGCGTCGGGGAGCTTGGCGAGCCCGGCCCGCGCGTCGCCGCCGCGCACCCGGATCCGGGCCCCGGGATCGAGCGGCAGCTCCCGGCGTACGAGCTGGACGAGCGCGGCGTCGAGTTCGACTATCTGCTGGGTGGAGCGGGGCCGGGTCGCCGCTATGTAGCGGGCCAGGGTGAAGGCGCCGCCGCCGAGGTGCAGGACGTTCAGGGGCTGTCCCGGCGCGGCGGCGAGGTCGATGACATGGCCGAGGCGGCGCTGGTACTCGAAGGTCAGCCGCTCCGGGGCGGCGAGGTCCACGTGCGACTGGGGCGCGCCGTCGAGCAGCAGGGTCCAGCCGCCCGAGCGGTCGCGGTCCGGTATGAGCTCGGCGAGACCGCCGTCCACGGCCTCCACGACGGGTTCCGGGCCCGCCCCCCGCCGCCTGCTGCTCTTCGCCATCCGGCCATTATCGACCGGCCGCGCGGGCGCCGCCCGCCCGGGGCGGGGCAGGTCAGCGGCGCTCGGGCCCGTCGGCGCGGGGGGTGGCCTCGCAGATGCCGTCGGCCGCCTTGATCATCCGGGCCGCCTCGCCGAGGGCGGCCCGCAGCAGGCCCGGGTCGGTGACCTCGGTGGCGTCCGGCGGAAGCAGCCAGCCCGAGCCGGTGACGGGCGGCTGGACGGGCAGGCCCGCGAGGCGCAGCCCGCGCCCGTTGGTCTCCGTACAGGCGCTGCCCGGCACGTCCCAGGCGGCGGCGGTGCCGGGGGGCACGAGGAAGCCGACGGTGTCGCAGGTCCCGTCGTGCAGGACCGGTCCGACGGCGGCCGGGGCGGCGCCCCGGCGGATGATGTCGACGGCCTCGAGGCCCTGGCGCGCGGGCACGGTCACCAGGTCGCAGGGTTCCTCGGCGCCCCGCGCGAACACGGGCGGGGCGCCGGCGCGCGGATACTGGACGGCGGCCGTCGGCCGCGGAGCGCGGACGGCGGAAGCGGCGGAAACAGCGGAAACGGTGAAGTCGATGTGGGCGTCGGTGTTCACGCAGTCCTCCAACAAGGCAAGCCCTCCGCGTCTTGGCGGCGTCTGGCGCTCTCCACATGGTTCAACGCCCGTGCGCGTCAAGAGGAACGGCGGCACGCCGCCGCAAAGGATGGCAGTTCATGGCGGATCGCGGGTGAGATATCCCTTTTGTAGCCAAACACTGTGTGAACACCCCGTCACAGACGGTACGTTCTTGCTCCGCACCACCCCGCCAGAGAGAGCTGTCGTGCCATGGCGCCGTCACCAGATCCCCAGGCAGACCCCCGGGTGAACGCGCGGCCCCCGGCGATGCCGCACCGGCCTCCCCCGGAACCCAACGCGGCGTTCCGGCAGTTGAGGGGCGCGCGCTCGCCCGGCGAGTTCGCGGCGGCGGTGCGGCGCGCGGCCCGCGAGATCGGCGAGCAGGTCGCCTGCGACGCCCGCTACATCGGACGCGTGGAGAACGGCGAGATCCGTTGCCCCAACTATGCGTACGAAAGGGTCTTCCGGCACATGTTCCCAGGTTTGACCCTGGCGGACTTGGGGTTCTCGGCACGGGAGACGGTACGGGGCCGAGGGGCACGCCCCCTCGCCGCCACCCCGCTGATCCGTCCGGCAGCCCGTCCCGAGCGCGAGGAGTACACGAAGTACGCGGAGTATGAAGCACACGAAGCGCACGAAGCACATGAAGCGCACGGAGCGCACGGAGCGCACGGAGCACACGGAGATCGACGTGACCACGGCGATCAACGTGACCGCAGCGGTCGCAGGGCCGACAGCGCCGATCGGGCTCACCGCCCTCACCAAGACCACCACGACCCCCGCGATTCCGGCAATTCCCGTAATCCCCACAATCACCATGACCACCGGCACCACCAGAACCACGAGGAGAGCGACGTGCTGCGTCGCGCATTCATGACGGGCTCCACCGCCACTGTGGCCGCTGTCTCGCTCGGTCTCGGCCCGGCGTCCGCACGTTCCGTCCAGCGCGTCGGTGAGGCCGAGGTGAGCGCGGTCGAGGAGGCGGTGCGCCGGATCAGACTCCTGGACGACCGGCACGGCGCGGACGGGCTCTATCAGCGTGCCGAGCAGCCACTGCGCACCGCCTACGCACTGCTCGACGCGAGCGCGGCCCGCCGTTCCACCCAGGAGCGGCTGCATTCCGGCGCGGGAGAACTGGCCATCTCCGTGGGCTGGCTCGCGCACGACTCGGGCCGCTTCGGCGAGGCCCGCTCGCACTATGCGGAAGCGCTCGCGACGGCCCGGCTCGCGGGGGACGGCGCGCTGGAGGCGCACGCGTTCTGCAACATGTCGTTCCTGGCCAGGGACATGGGCCGGCCGCGCGAGGCGATGCGGGCGGCGCAGGCGGGCGAACGGGCCGCGCGGCCGCTCGGCTCGGCCCGGCTGCTCTCGCTGCTCGCGCTGCGTGAGGCGGGCGGCTGGGCCGGGCTCGGTGACCGCTCGGCGTGCGAGGAGGCGCTGGGGCGGGCGCAGGACTTGTTCGGGCGGGGCGTCTCGGACCTCGATCCGGAGTGGATGAGCTTCTTCGTCGAGGCCGAGCTGGAGATGTTGCGGGCGCAGTGCTACTCGGCGCTGGGCGACTGGGGGCGGGCGGCGCGGCACGCTCGGCGGGCGGCGGGGCTTCAGGATCCGTACTTCACGCGGAACCTCGCGCTGTACCGGGCGGAGCTGGCCGAGGATCTGGCGCGGGCGGGGGCCCCGGCCGAATCCGCTGCGGCGGGCCATCAGGTCCTCGACCTGTTGAACCAGGTCCAGTCCACGCGCGTCCAGGCCATGCTGACGGATACGTCCCACACGCTGACCCCTCACCGCTCCTGCCCGGAGGTGGCCTCCTTCCTGGAACGCCGCACAGCCACGGCGGTCTAACGCCCCGGCTCCCTTTCCCGGCCCCTGCGGCTCGTACGTGGCTGGCCGCGCAGTCGCCCGCGCCCCTGGACAGGGTCCGTGCCGGCCCACACCGGCAACCTCAGCCCGTCATGGGGGTCCCCCCTGGCCCTTGAGGCCTTGGGGGAGATTGAGGACGAGGCCCCTTCAGGCCGAACGGGGTCTGGGGCGAAGCCCCAGGGACCCCGACTGCGGACCGTGCGTGGCTGAGCGCGCAGTTCCCCGCGACCCTGGCAGGGTCGAGTCGGCCCGCATGGACACGGCCAACGGGGCTGGGGCGGAGCCACAGGGGCCTACTGCTCGAGGTGACCCGTGTCGTTCCACCGCTCAACCGCCGGCGCCCCATACGCCCACCCCAGCACCGAAAGCGACGTCGGATCCAGCCGCACCCGCGCGGCGAAGGAGATGTCCTCGCCCAGCCACCGCGCCGCGATGGACCGCAGAATGTGCCCATGGGCGAAGACCAGCACGTCCCGCCCGGCCGACCGCGCCCACGCCACCACCTCGTCCGCCCGCGCCGAGACCTGGGCCAGGCTCTCGCCGTCCGGCACCCCGTCCCGCCAGATGAACCAGCCCGGCCGCACGGCCTGGATCTCGGGCGGCGCCATCCCCTCGTACGCCCCGTAGTCGTACTCCATCAGCGCGTCCCACGGCTCGGCCCGCTCCCCGAACCCCGCGAGCTGACACGTCTCGGCGGCCCGCACCAGCGGACTCGTACGCACCTCGACGCCGGGCAGCCCGTCCCACGGCGCGCGGTGCAGCCGCTCACCGAGCAGCTTGGCTCCGCGCCGGCCCTCCTCCAGGAGAGGAATGTCGGTCCTGCCGGTGTGCTTGCCCGCGAGCGACCACTCGGTCTGCCCGTGCCGGGCCAGCAGGATGCGCGGTGCGGCGGCTGCCATGGGTGTTCTCTCCCGATGCCGTACGAGATCTGACAAATGACGGATAACACATGACGAATACTGAAATCTGTCCGTCGTTCGACGAGCAATGGCGAGCAACGCGTCACACCTCACACCTGACGCACAACCCGTGCCGAAATACTGCCAAATGTGCCGCCACCCATCATCGCGCACCCCCCGAAGCAACCCCGAGCCGGATCCCGGCGTCTGATCCGAACACCGGGGTCATGTGCGGAGGCGACCGCTTACACCGTACGGTTGAACGCACGTCGAAAACCCGGAGGCCCCCAGCGGGCAGCCCGAGGACCAAGTGGGGGGACCCTTCCGGATGCAGTTGCCGCAGCATGCCACGCGACCGCGCTGGTGGACCGAACTCCCCCTGATCGCGCTCATCTACGGGGCGTACTCCGCGGGCCGGCTGATCGTACGCGGTGACGAGGCACGGGCCGTCGAGCACGGCCTGTCCATCCTGCGCCTGGAGAAAACGCTCCACCTCAACGCCGAGCACCCGCTGAACCGGCTGTTCACGCACACCCCGGCCGTCGGCATACCCGCCGACTTCCTCTACGCCTCACTGCACTACCTGATCACCCCGGCCATCTTGATCTGGCTGTTCCGCCGCCGCCCCGCCCAGTACCGGGCGGCCCGCGGCTGGCTGATGACGTCCACGATGCTCGGCCTCATCGGCTTCACGTTCCTGCCGACCTGCCCGCCCCGGCTGCTCCCGGCGGTGCACGGCTTCACGGACACGATGGCGCAGTACGGCTCGTACGGCTGGTGGGGCGGCGAGGCGAGCGCGCCGCGCGGCCTGGGCGGGATGACCAACCAGTTCGCGGCGATGCCCAGTCTGCACGTCGGGTGGGCGCTGTGGTGCGGGGTGATGCTGTGGCGCTTCGGCGGCGGCAAGATCGCCCGGGTCGCGGCCGTCGCGTACCCGCTGACCATCACGTTCGTGGTGATGGGCACGGCGAACCACTATCTGCTCGACGCGGTCGCGGGCGTCGCCGTCATGGGCGTCGGCCTGCTGCTCTCCAAGCCCCTGCTGCGGCTCGCGGCGCGCGTGCGTGCCCGCTTCACAGCCGCCCCTTCGGCCACCGGCGCCCCGATTGTCAGTCCTGGATGCCAGACTTCCCAGGGTGAGCCATTCCCTGGGCAGCGGACCTCCTCCGACACCCCCGCAGAAGCCGTCGACGTCACTGCGTCGAAGGCTCGCTGAGCTACGCGGCCCGGCGGCCCCCGCCCGGCCGCTGGACGCGCGGGCGCTCGCGGCCCTCGCCGCCAACCCGGGCTGCCGCAGACGCGCCCTGCTGGACGGCGCCGGGGTGGACAAGGGCGCGCTCGCGGAGGCGATCGGGTCGCCATCGGCGGCGTTCGGCCAGTCCCAGTTCGCGTTCATGCGGGGCAACGCCTTCGAGGCGAAGGTCAAGGGCGACGGCGGCACCGAGCTGCTGCGCCTGCTGTACGAGCGGATGGGCACCGGCGCCGAGCCGCCGGGCGCCGCCGCCTCACCCGACCTCGCGGCGGCCGGCCCCGAGGGCCGCGCGGCCCGCACCGCGCTCGCCCTGCGCGAGGCCACGACGGCCGGGGAATGGGCGCTGCTCGACCACCCGATGCTGGCCCTGGACGTGGCGGGCTCCCCCGCCTACCTGGAGCCGGACGCGGTGGTGGTCCATCCGGACGGCCGCTGGACCGTGGTGGAGATCAAGTCCTTCCCGATGATCGACGCGGCCGCGGACCCGTCGAAGGTCGGCGCGGCCGCCCGCCAGTCCGCCGTGTACGTCCTGGCCCTGGAGCGGGTCGCGGAGCGCACCGAGGGCGCGTCGGTGGACCACTCGGTGCTGCTCGTCTGCCCGAAGGACTTCTCCAACCTGCCGACCGCGTCGGTGATCGACGTACGCAAGCAACTGTCGGTCACGCGGCGCCAGTTGACGCGTCTGGCCCGGATCGAGGACATCGCCGACGCGCTGCCGCCTGGCACCACCTTCGAACTCGACGGCCAGTCGGGGGCCGCCCTGGCATCGGCGGTCGAGGCGGTTCCCGCGGTGTACGCGCCGGAGTGCCTGTCCGCCTGCGAGCTGGCCTTCCACTGCCGCTCCCGGGCCCGGCAGCAGGACCTGGTGACGGCGCTCGGCCGCCCGTTGCGCGGCGAGCTCGGCGCCCTGACGACCATCGGCGACGTCCTGGCGGCGGCGCGCGGCGAGGCGGGCGATCCGGCCGATCCGACGGTGGCGGCGGTGCGGCGCGCGGCCGCCCTGCGCGCGGAGGCGACCGGAGCGCGCACGGGCGCGCGCCCCGCCATGGCCCCCCCGCGCACGGCCGAGGCTGCGGGCGAAGCACCGTGCGAGGCCCCGGACAAAGCCCCGCACCGGGCCGCGCACGACCGGACCGCACCGGCGTCGGCCGCCCCCGCCGCGCCCCCCGCCCCACAGCCCCCGGCCGACGACGCGACCCCCGCCCCACAACCCGCCGCCGGCGCGCGCCCCGTCTCGCAACCCGCCGCCGCCGAGGCGACCGCCCCGGAGGGAGCGCCGTGTCGCTGATCTCCACCCTGGCCCGCCTGGAGGCCGTCGAGTGCGGCCGTGCCCAGCCGCTCGCCACCGTCCGCCACCGCCATCTGTCCGAGCGGCCGCTCGTCTTCGTGCCGCTGACCACGGCGGGCGAGGCGGGCGCGCCGCTCGGCGCCCTGGTCGGCACCGACCGCGAGGCGCCGACGCTGCTCGTGGTTCCTCAGCCCCGCGACCGCGACCTGCGTTTCGCCTTCCTCGCCGACCTCGCCGAGGCCGTCCTGCCGTACCTGGAGGCATACGCGGGCGACGTCGAGCTCACCGAGCGCTCCGAGACGGATCCGGACACG
Protein-coding regions in this window:
- a CDS encoding fused MFS/spermidine synthase, producing MAKSSRRRGAGPEPVVEAVDGGLAELIPDRDRSGGWTLLLDGAPQSHVDLAAPERLTFEYQRRLGHVIDLAAAPGQPLNVLHLGGGAFTLARYIAATRPRSTQQIVELDAALVQLVRRELPLDPGARIRVRGGDARAGLAKLPDALADLVIADVFSGARTPAHLTSAEFLDEVRRVLKPGGTYAANLADGPPLAHLRGQIATAATVFPELALAADPTVLRGKRFGNAVLVGSAVPLPVAELTRRIAGDPHPGRVQHGRELADFTGGAAVVRDASAKPSPAPPASAFR
- a CDS encoding response regulator transcription factor; the protein is MASVLVVEDDQFVRSALIRHLTEASHTVRSVGTALEALREVAHVRYDVVILDLGLPDLDGAEALKMLRGITDVPVIIATARDDESEIVRLLNDGADDYLTKPFSVEHLSARMAAVLRRARGSAGAEPPSRVLRVGGLRVDPLRRQAELDGVQLDLTRREFDLLAFLAGRPGVVVARKELLAEVWQQSYGDDQTIDVHLSWLRRKLGETAARPRYLHTLRGVGVKLEPPR
- a CDS encoding phosphatase PAP2 family protein — protein: MQLPQHATRPRWWTELPLIALIYGAYSAGRLIVRGDEARAVEHGLSILRLEKTLHLNAEHPLNRLFTHTPAVGIPADFLYASLHYLITPAILIWLFRRRPAQYRAARGWLMTSTMLGLIGFTFLPTCPPRLLPAVHGFTDTMAQYGSYGWWGGEASAPRGLGGMTNQFAAMPSLHVGWALWCGVMLWRFGGGKIARVAAVAYPLTITFVVMGTANHYLLDAVAGVAVMGVGLLLSKPLLRLAARVRARFTAAPSATGAPIVSPGCQTSQGEPFPGQRTSSDTPAEAVDVTASKAR
- a CDS encoding GNAT family N-acetyltransferase; amino-acid sequence: MDRPRQIIECEDFVLRRWRGQDDFAPAHQLIEESLEHLRPWEPWVAGHSARGTRDFLASSESKWASGDVYNYAIVKDGTPLGMCQAYRAGAPHGRRMGYWLHPAATGRGIATRATAAVVEEMFSLPDVEYLEIAHDLSNAASAAIPRRLGFTEVLREQGTPPVAPSGSGIDVIWRLNRPTPPTKGAPRP
- a CDS encoding HAMP domain-containing sensor histidine kinase, translated to MRWALVKVCLAVTVMVVVAFAVPLGMVIKEMARDRAFSNAERQAAAIGPTLSITTDRDALERAVASTQSGAEDRMAVHVPADPAVPASAPLDIGTRRAPDKDLEATREVIKASVTDVPGGSTLLQPTALSSGQIAIVEVFVPQAEVTHGVTTAWLVLAGVGVALIIGSVAVADRLGVRMVRPAQRLAGAAQDLGEGRLGARVPEEGPTELRSAAVAFNSMADQVVQLLANERELAADLSHRLRTPLTVLRLNAASLGEGPAAEQTRAAVEQLEREVDTIIRTARDARPRTQPDGPGAGCDACEVIRERMAFWSALAEDEGREVRLAGVERPVRVPVARADLVAVLDALLGNVFRHTPEGTAFSVDVHNGEDAVIVLVSDAGAGIADPRAALARGNSGGRPGSTGLGLDIVRRVAESTGGDVRIGRSVLGGTEVRLWLTRARPGARPRRNHRLRRRGTRVQRHGPA
- a CDS encoding histidine phosphatase family protein, which produces MAAAAPRILLARHGQTEWSLAGKHTGRTDIPLLEEGRRGAKLLGERLHRAPWDGLPGVEVRTSPLVRAAETCQLAGFGERAEPWDALMEYDYGAYEGMAPPEIQAVRPGWFIWRDGVPDGESLAQVSARADEVVAWARSAGRDVLVFAHGHILRSIAARWLGEDISFAARVRLDPTSLSVLGWAYGAPAVERWNDTGHLEQ